From one Desulfobaculum bizertense DSM 18034 genomic stretch:
- a CDS encoding polysaccharide biosynthesis/export family protein, translating to MRILLITCLVFFSMACQATALEVSVGESLSTTSEENTNATETILSKDSQVFGASIFDGSFSKTTLPSYNPHYIISIGDTVSLRLWGYIELQQEAIVDIHGNIFIPKIGTVNVAGLPNNKLNTVVKNLVRKKYKDNVFVYAFINKSQPVSVFVTGNVKKPGLYQGMSSDSIVQYLDKAAGINPHSGSFRVINVLRNGQVIHSFDLYHFLVSGEVDQFQFRNGDSINVTNKKNSISVSGKVNVPGDFEFTAELIPANTLLQLAQASIKSTGINISDWKTNGKTTINFIPRKEWNHTFIHAGSSVEVVADYQDTKLKLCISGEHTGKNTLILPRDATLNEAFKEIQFTKFSASKSVQIFRKSIAAKQKELLDAKLSELESLVLTSGAATKDEALLRKNETESILEFIRRARQIEPRGLVILPESTNKKSFVLEKEDTLYVPRKSSLVLVNGEVAFPGAHLWNQDKSIKDYLNQSGGLGQRANEEYILLIHPNGSVERCDSSYKRRNMLVSPGDSILVMPQIEVKHLQIARDVTQILYQIAVATGVLLAI from the coding sequence ATGAGAATCCTTCTTATTACTTGCCTTGTTTTCTTCTCAATGGCCTGCCAGGCAACAGCACTGGAAGTTTCAGTTGGAGAATCCCTATCGACAACAAGCGAAGAAAACACAAACGCCACCGAAACCATCCTCTCTAAGGATTCACAGGTCTTCGGAGCATCTATTTTTGATGGATCATTCTCGAAAACAACACTGCCAAGCTATAACCCTCACTATATTATATCAATTGGTGACACTGTAAGTCTCCGCCTCTGGGGATATATAGAACTCCAGCAAGAAGCAATCGTTGATATACATGGGAATATTTTCATTCCTAAGATTGGCACTGTGAACGTTGCAGGACTTCCTAACAACAAATTAAACACTGTTGTTAAAAATTTAGTACGCAAAAAATATAAAGATAACGTTTTTGTTTATGCGTTCATAAACAAGTCACAACCTGTCTCAGTATTTGTCACTGGCAATGTAAAAAAACCAGGCCTCTATCAAGGCATGTCATCTGACTCCATTGTTCAGTATTTAGACAAGGCTGCGGGGATTAATCCGCATAGCGGAAGCTTTCGAGTCATAAATGTACTAAGGAACGGACAAGTCATTCACTCGTTTGATCTTTACCATTTTCTTGTATCAGGAGAAGTTGATCAATTCCAATTCCGAAATGGGGATTCCATCAACGTTACAAACAAAAAAAATAGCATTTCAGTTTCTGGAAAAGTAAATGTCCCTGGTGATTTTGAATTCACTGCAGAATTAATCCCTGCAAACACACTTCTTCAACTAGCTCAAGCATCCATAAAATCAACAGGGATTAATATTTCTGACTGGAAAACAAATGGCAAAACCACCATAAATTTTATTCCACGCAAGGAATGGAACCATACGTTCATTCATGCAGGGAGCTCTGTTGAGGTCGTAGCTGACTACCAAGACACCAAATTAAAACTTTGCATCTCTGGTGAGCACACAGGGAAAAACACCTTAATTCTTCCTCGAGACGCTACACTTAATGAAGCATTCAAAGAGATACAATTTACAAAATTCTCTGCATCAAAATCTGTACAAATATTTCGTAAAAGCATTGCGGCAAAGCAAAAAGAGCTACTGGACGCAAAGCTCAGTGAGCTTGAGTCTCTTGTTTTGACATCAGGCGCAGCAACAAAAGATGAAGCTTTACTCCGAAAAAACGAAACAGAATCAATCCTTGAATTCATCAGACGGGCACGCCAGATCGAACCAAGAGGACTAGTTATCCTCCCTGAATCCACAAACAAAAAAAGTTTTGTTCTCGAAAAAGAAGACACACTTTACGTTCCTAGAAAGTCCAGTCTCGTCCTCGTGAATGGAGAAGTTGCATTCCCTGGCGCTCACTTATGGAATCAGGACAAGTCAATCAAAGACTATTTGAACCAATCCGGTGGATTAGGCCAAAGAGCAAATGAAGAATACATCCTTCTTATTCATCCCAACGGATCTGTTGAACGCTGTGACTCCAGTTACAAACGGCGGAATATGCTTGTATCACCTGGAGACTCAATTCTTGTCATGCCTCAAATTGAGGTAAAGCATCTTCAAATTGCTCGCGACGTGACTCAAATTTTATACCAAATAGCAGTGGCAACTGGTGTTTTGTTAGCTATTTAA